GATCCAGTACGTGCCGTTGGAGCGCTTGTGGAACCACCAGAGCTGGTTGTCCTTCACGGTGGCCTTGCAGTGATGCTCGACGACCGGCGTCGTGCCCTTGGCGGGGCCCTCACCCGGCAGGTCCAGACAGAGACCGTCCTTGACGTTGCGGATCAGGTAAAGATCAGACCCGCCTGTGCTGCGGTCCCTGAGAACCGGTTTCAGCGTCCACAACTGGTTGTCTCTGCGTGATGTGGTGCAGCTCTTCTCGTCATAGACCGCGTTTCCCGGTCGGCCCTTGCCCTTGCCGGGAAGATCGACACAGTAGCCGTATTTCTCGCCCTTGAGTACCACCGCACCGCTGGGCACTCCAGGCGCGTCTCTTGCCTCCCGGCTCCCTTTCGGCTTCGGCGGAACGGAGGTCGGCTTCACCTTCGGCTTCGGCGGCTTCGGCGGAACGGAGGTCGGCTTCACCTTCAGCTTCGGCTTCACCTTCGGCTTCCGCCCGGATGGCGAGACAGAAGGCAACGGCGAGACAGAAGGCGACGGCGAGACAGAAGGCGACGGCCTGGCCGGGGCGGAGTAACTCGGTGGCCGGAAAGTCATCGGTGGTTCGCTGACCCCGTTGCCCGAGCCGACCGCCTGATTCTGTTCTTCGGCGCTCCCCGATCCACTGCCGATCGCCACCAACGAACCAATGACGAGTACTACCACGCTAACCGCTGCCCCCCCAACAACCAGGGGACGCTGGAGCAGTCCAGGCTGTTCGTACTCATCGTCCGACTGAGACCGCGCTTTCCCGCGGGCGGATGCCCCGCCCGGCACCTGCCGACGACCAGGTGGCACGGTTCGCGGCTTCGCGCTCTGTGTCCCTACGGACGACTTCGCACGACCCGTGCCAGGGGGCACGGTATCGGCACGAGGCACGCCGGACCCGAACGACTCGACTGGAACGGGGTGTTCAGCCTGTCCAGCAGATCCGTTGGATCGGACGGCCTGCCCTGCTCCGCTCGATTCCGCCTGCGCCCGCTGC
The Streptomyces sp. NBC_01723 genome window above contains:
- a CDS encoding RICIN domain-containing protein, producing the protein MVIFGGESAAIDGESVPVMPGEPIDVAILDMLHGYARVRNAPVTGAIQDPSSDYVAIVEVAPDGSSKLLEQRAQAESSGAGQAVRSNGSAGQAEHPVPVESFGSGVPRADTVPPGTGRAKSSVGTQSAKPRTVPPGRRQVPGGASARGKARSQSDDEYEQPGLLQRPLVVGGAAVSVVVLVIGSLVAIGSGSGSAEEQNQAVGSGNGVSEPPMTFRPPSYSAPARPSPSVSPSPSVSPLPSVSPSGRKPKVKPKLKVKPTSVPPKPPKPKVKPTSVPPKPKGSREARDAPGVPSGAVVLKGEKYGYCVDLPGKGKGRPGNAVYDEKSCTTSRRDNQLWTLKPVLRDRSTGGSDLYLIRNVKDGLCLDLPGEGPAKGTTPVVEHHCKATVKDNQLWWFHKRSNGTYWIRNQKSGDLCLDVSRTSRQAENAKLTVFGCNDGDDHQWRFVKS